Proteins from a single region of Catenulispora acidiphila DSM 44928:
- a CDS encoding sirohydrochlorin chelatase, with translation MADNSAPVTKTSLRAARAAVVIVGGHEGGGRVAVDPLVEYGPLLCAASAGRQLDESLYQALDSSDLPVCVVPMTLGRDPQLVAGIARTLTVLSRGAAAGRVVLAESFGTAALLTGWLRVAVAGAARRHGGTDLAMLVTANAANRFDDAELFRIARLVKVQEGLPWVEVAFRGGDPDLAEGIDRCGRLGARRVAVVPADFGAGTDAPMSGVTDTPMPSVIDGGPLLSPSAISGMLATRVAGALLKLTRGDDGIAAGLDADHGHGHGGEPWRAKKKIWGVG, from the coding sequence GTGGCGGACAACAGCGCGCCGGTGACGAAGACATCGCTGAGGGCCGCACGGGCCGCCGTCGTTATCGTCGGCGGCCACGAGGGCGGCGGACGCGTGGCTGTGGATCCGTTGGTCGAGTATGGGCCGCTGTTGTGCGCGGCGTCTGCGGGTCGGCAGCTGGATGAGTCTTTGTATCAGGCTCTTGACAGCTCCGACCTGCCGGTGTGCGTGGTGCCGATGACGCTGGGGCGCGATCCGCAGCTGGTCGCCGGTATCGCCCGCACGCTCACGGTGCTGAGCCGCGGCGCGGCTGCCGGGCGGGTTGTGCTGGCCGAGTCGTTCGGCACTGCGGCCTTGCTGACCGGCTGGCTCCGGGTCGCGGTCGCCGGCGCTGCGAGACGGCACGGCGGGACGGATCTGGCGATGCTCGTGACCGCGAACGCCGCCAACCGGTTCGACGACGCCGAGCTGTTCCGGATCGCCCGCCTCGTCAAGGTCCAAGAAGGCCTTCCGTGGGTGGAAGTCGCCTTCCGCGGCGGCGATCCCGACCTCGCCGAGGGCATCGACCGCTGCGGGCGGCTGGGCGCGCGCCGGGTTGCCGTGGTCCCCGCGGACTTCGGAGCCGGGACCGACGCCCCGATGTCCGGCGTCACCGACACCCCGATGCCCAGCGTCATCGACGGCGGACCGCTGCTGTCGCCCTCGGCGATCTCCGGCATGCTCGCCACGCGTGTCGCCGGGGCCCTGCTCAAGCTCACTCGCGGCGATGACGGGATAGCCGCCGGATTGGACGCCGACCACGGCCACGGTCACGGTGGCGAACCCTGGCGGGCGAAGAAGAAAATCTGGGGCGTCGGCTGA
- a CDS encoding cell wall-binding repeat-containing protein — protein MSVPSEVSISSATVTADISGSEAPAGATYTIDWGDGVQSVTSDKDTPLTHTYTRVGGFGVTLKVTSSDDNDQQRVPVTVDPVGGAVAASATSLVDRSPITVTITPPSRLGTGESVTGYSVDLDCGAGQTSTYSISAGSDLSVTEPVHCIGKVLVSVQGTLNDGGHFWLDGPTLTVTAAQPVLHASVTVTAPHTVQVDLAGCSVDFAPSSYPMFSIDWGDGTSLKNDDLASASLHQSMPTHWYTTAGTKTVTIWIGDGVGPSATTTRTITLTDPAVTATVQPVAGADRYATGVLASQRAFPAAGSAGAVVLARGDQFADALTGIPLASYRHASLLVTPGGPGATLDPRVAAEIQRVLGPGTGKTVYLLGGTAALPQGIADYITKTLHYRVVRYAGTDRYATALIIAKTGLDNPGRIVAARGDDFADALTAGPLAADKLTDASGKPAAIVLTQGPAEKATVDPATAAYIRSKERTAGAVTAVGGGAWTALQQPAMYVAGAVTGIVGGDRYGTATAVANAWGTNTQNKYTIGLATGTGFADALTGGALTAHANGPLLLTDPAVLSPATANYLRAYGTSIATIDVFGGPTAIAPTVINAVYQQLSMPY, from the coding sequence TTGTCCGTTCCGAGTGAGGTGAGCATCAGTTCTGCGACCGTCACCGCGGACATATCCGGCTCCGAGGCGCCGGCTGGTGCGACCTACACTATCGACTGGGGCGACGGCGTTCAGAGTGTCACCAGCGACAAGGACACCCCCCTGACCCACACCTATACGCGAGTCGGTGGATTCGGCGTCACCTTGAAGGTGACCTCCTCGGACGACAACGATCAGCAACGCGTCCCGGTGACCGTCGACCCCGTCGGCGGGGCGGTGGCCGCTTCGGCCACCAGCCTGGTCGACCGGTCGCCGATCACTGTCACCATCACGCCGCCCAGCCGGCTCGGGACCGGCGAGAGCGTCACCGGCTACTCCGTTGATCTCGATTGCGGCGCTGGTCAGACGTCGACCTACAGCATCAGTGCCGGCTCAGACCTCAGCGTCACCGAGCCCGTCCACTGCATCGGGAAAGTCCTCGTCAGTGTGCAGGGCACGCTCAACGACGGCGGACATTTCTGGCTCGACGGACCCACGCTGACCGTCACTGCGGCCCAGCCGGTGTTGCACGCGAGCGTGACGGTCACCGCGCCGCACACCGTGCAGGTAGACCTGGCCGGCTGCAGCGTCGATTTCGCCCCCTCCAGCTACCCGATGTTCTCCATCGACTGGGGCGACGGCACTTCCCTCAAGAACGACGACCTCGCCTCCGCGAGCTTGCACCAGTCCATGCCGACCCACTGGTACACCACCGCCGGCACCAAGACCGTCACCATCTGGATCGGCGACGGCGTGGGGCCCTCCGCGACCACGACCCGTACCATCACGCTCACCGACCCGGCGGTGACCGCCACCGTCCAGCCTGTGGCGGGCGCCGACCGCTACGCGACCGGCGTCCTGGCCTCCCAGCGCGCCTTCCCCGCCGCAGGATCGGCCGGCGCCGTGGTCCTTGCCCGGGGCGACCAGTTCGCCGACGCGCTCACCGGGATACCGCTGGCCTCTTATCGCCACGCCTCGCTGCTGGTCACCCCTGGCGGTCCCGGCGCGACGCTGGACCCTCGCGTGGCCGCCGAGATCCAGCGCGTGCTGGGACCGGGCACGGGTAAGACCGTCTACCTCCTCGGCGGAACGGCCGCACTGCCGCAAGGTATCGCCGACTACATCACCAAGACCTTGCACTACCGCGTGGTCCGCTACGCCGGCACCGACCGGTATGCCACAGCCCTGATCATCGCCAAGACCGGGCTCGACAACCCCGGCCGCATCGTCGCAGCCCGCGGCGACGACTTCGCCGACGCTCTGACGGCAGGACCCCTGGCCGCCGACAAACTCACCGACGCCAGCGGCAAGCCCGCCGCGATCGTCCTGACCCAGGGCCCGGCCGAGAAAGCGACGGTCGATCCCGCAACCGCCGCTTACATCCGCAGCAAGGAGAGGACAGCCGGCGCCGTCACCGCGGTCGGCGGCGGCGCCTGGACAGCTCTCCAACAGCCCGCGATGTACGTCGCCGGAGCCGTCACCGGCATCGTCGGCGGCGACCGCTACGGAACCGCGACCGCCGTCGCCAACGCCTGGGGCACCAACACGCAGAACAAGTACACCATCGGCCTGGCGACCGGTACCGGCTTCGCCGACGCCCTGACCGGTGGCGCGCTGACCGCACACGCCAACGGTCCTCTGCTCCTCACCGACCCGGCCGTGCTCAGCCCGGCAACAGCCAACTACCTCCGCGCCTACGGCACTTCGATCGCCACGATCGACGTCTTCGGCGGTCCCACTGCCATCGCCCCGACCGTCATCAATGCCGTCTACCAGCAGCTCTCCATGCCGTACTGA